In the Thunnus albacares chromosome 10, fThuAlb1.1, whole genome shotgun sequence genome, TTCAGTCAATTAGCTAGCTTTCAAttgtaaaattacaaatgttattgatgccaTTGAGAAAAGATCTCCATGGACAAATGCCACGTTGGTCAGAATAGAAAAAAGAGAGTGTCGAAAACCTGAACACAAGTGTCGtaaaacaaatctccaggttcattatgacatctataaagagacagttttctgttctcttagctctttaatgactgtttttagttgtatttaaatgtccttttatagTGTGTGCACTTTGTCttgatgcttttaatgttttatgtttttaaaacactttaaattgcCTTGTTCCTGAATtgttctatataaataaactggcCTTGCTTTGCCTCCCTAGAGCTAAATGCACCTTTGCAGGCTTGAAACACAGAGTTTGAAGGCCTTGTTGACATTACATCATCCCGTCCTCATCCGAATCCCAGGCAACCACCTGAGGTGGGGAAGGTGGAGCCTGCGCTTTAAGCTGCTCTATTTCAGCTCGTAAAGCTTCCATCTCCTGGTGAGAGGGAGTTTTCTTCTTTGCCTTTTTATGCTCAGGGCTACTGTGCTCTTCATGTGGCCTGCCTCTGTGTTTGCGGGAACCAGGGCTTCTATGAGTGAGCCCAGAGGGTGGAGGGTCATCTCCAAACAGGAGGCCTTCCACCTGATGCAACGTTTCTAAATTTTTTGGGCCAATAAAACTTGGAAAGTccagaagagctgcatgattcaATTATCTTATCCCCTTTCatgttagcagagggctaacaGGAAGTTAGCAGGCTTTGCTTGCGGAAGTGCATGCTCTacccatagagcatgtgcagtatgcattcatccagccagcgCAGGAATGCTAAACCTGACACCACATTAAAAactccagtatactgtgaaatacacagggatttatctggcagtgataggcttaatcagcattgtgtgaactcgtttggcaagtGTTTGAATGTAacagagatttatttatatgtaacagttctgcactgcaggtttaagtagGAGTttttgaatgcaagacttttacttgcaaaCCAGCAAACAAAAACGCTTGATAACCACAAAAGCCTCACGTTTAAAGATAAGCTTCACCTACATgcagcaaacaaacactgatgtcAGAAATgtgatcagtgtgtgttttgtgtggacTGTAAAGCTCTGCAACAGCTCTGCTGACAATACAGGCCTTTATATCGGTGaacaaacgcacacacagcCTCGCCATTGTCTTGCTCTCGTCTTGCAGATTAGATTAAATGCAGCAGCCAGCCAGAGATGGACACAGGCACTGACCTGTGGAGAACTCATCTCTTCATCTTGCTGTGCTGCCCACTGATGGCCATGACCTGATCGTTATCACCTATGCTGCTTTTCCACTGCATGGTACAGCTCAACTCCACTCAACTTGACTCGTTTGGATCCGTTCTTTTTTGGTTTtccatgggcaaaagttgtgGGTAGTACCTGGTAtctgatacttttttttttttggtatcacCTCCATTGAAGTCCCAAGCGAGCTGAGCCAGTACTTAAAGGTgacatgaaaacactgcagagcaCTGATCGGTCAGAGAGAATCGTCACTAGAATCATCACTGGTGCGTTACAGGACGTCCTGCACAAACCTGCCATTTTTAATAGCCAAGCTACCATAAGGGCCgcaatttttttcattcactggACTACTTCAAACACAAAactccagtttttttttgtcttgctgCCTTCAGCCTtctctgaaataaaatgtgtctcCTTGTGAGAAACAGCCACATACTGAGAATGAGGAACACCATCCCTTCAATATCCCTCattgttcctgtgtgtgtcaCATTAAAGAGGACGTCACAGCAGTTTCACGCAGTGTTGCTATCACGAACAGCTACACTGAGGGGGTACTATCTACagtggaaaacaaaatccagaaaAGTACCTGGTACTGAAAGTGAGAAGAGTCGAGTAGAGTCGAGCTGGTACCATATAGTGGAAACATGGCTCTACATACTTGATAATTAGAGTAAACTGAAGACTTGAAGTTGCTCACAGAGACTCCCTTTGGAAAATTAGGAAGCCCAAACACTCTCAAAAGTAACATAAAGGCTATCTTCACAACTATCAAACATAGTGTCCATAATGTGCATGACAGAAGGTTGCATTGACCTATATAAGCAGCACATGAAGGAGACAGAATTTGAAGTGACAGACGAGGCCGGGCTGAGGGGATTGTTTCGCTCTCAGAGACACTCTGTGTCAGGCTGTAAGCTGCTCCAGCTGGACTCCACGCCCACTCGCCTCTTACATAACCTCATACATTCCTGCCCTATATGTTTTGCATGTAGCGGGTAAATACTGACTATGGTGTGGTGTTCACCAAGGATGGCCAAGTGATGTGAGTTCTGTGTTTAAGTGTAACTCTGTGGGTAGCTGATTCtcttctgtgaaaaaacaaaaaaagacccTCTTGTCATCTCACTGGATTCAAGATAGTCTCCTCTCATGTGAGAGGAATAAGTTTCACCAGAGAGGAAGGCTTTCATGACccaaacagacagactgattcttttccccaaaacaaaaagcatCTAAGATACCAATCCAGCCGAGGTCTTATCAAAAAGTCGAGGGAAAAGGAGTGAGAGGGGGTGGTGCCTTTGTGTTGTAGGGGTTCAGTGGGAAAGCCTCCGCCCAAAAGAGAACATGGTGTTCTCGGCTTCACAGCTGCGTCTCCAGCTGACAAGACAAAAGAACTGAGGCTGAAAGACTGAACACGAGCTCTCATCTTTGATTTAAAACACAGGATTATATTTGAGGTTATAATCTTTTGTGCCACAATCAAGGGTTAATACAGACTTctagttcaaatatcaaaataataataaaggaatAGTAACCTCCCCAAAATCCTGAGAAAATGGTCTATGAATGTCAGTCCACAGGACCATCAGAGCAAATATCATTCACCAGTTACTTCATCATCTGTCTTGGTatactcttttctttttttcacaatatcaaaatgaattgttttgtatTATGTTTCCCAGAAACTGTTTATAGATAGATACCCAGGTGGGAGTGTCTGTTTCTGGTAAATCCTGTGACTTAGATATGCAACAAATCAAGGTTCTTCATCATGTTGCTGCAAAAACTCTAAATTCAGTCCTGCTTCCTGATTAGCAACATGATCCACAATGTCCTGATACACCCAGAGATATTAAAAGGATTGCTACCTCGGTATGAACAGCATGGTAAAGAAATGGTAAACAAAGTCATATCTTTTCTcagtataatgtataatgtatcaTCATATTGCCCGAGCCTAATCAAATCTAACCTAATCACCAGGGAACTCCCCCATCACAGATATTTTGTTAAAGATTCGTTAAATAATGTGAtctggtttttccacaaaataagTTCAATTACTTCCATAAAAATTCTTCAGACAGAACGTCATTCATACATGTTTGACCACGggactctttctctttcccaaTGTACCAACAAGCAGCATGTCAAGCAGCAGCGAtcacggcttgaggctgaagccaatgcagaaatACCTTAAAGTGCAAAGTCACTgacggctgctagatgctccaactgactcccattcaaaaaatgtcaacttctctcaAGAAATACTaggttaatatttttttcaagagtcattatggtctcaatcactaaattctgaccctctaataagtgtgctggtggtcattttggaaattattgctcgttaataagatttgaagacttattttagctttgatgtctgctgtgtgggtgttgattgacagttgtgattgacagcttgctcacctgctgctctccctgacTCTGGGACTTGCACTGAGTTgaactattgtcacaatatttcactaagtttaatgttacttgactATGATACCTACCCTGTTTACAATTAAGCTAAagtggctaacgttagcccaagtgtgcacagCTCAGTGTTACCAGTAAGCTAACGTTCGCTTCGGTCTGAGGTAGcagggcatgtttccagagcatgaaaggcgACACCCTGCACTTATTTAGAagatcctggctccaaatggaataTATGGCGctgaccataagcagcaactctgggtttcaaaccagctccaatgcaaaccaacatgtgacatcacacctcagtacgtccatctttataagCAGCCTGTcgtttgtgttcagttcagcttctgactgaactcagaactcactaGAAACTTTGgttatttctgttatttccctccagcctctctcctcttccctctcgtCTCTGTACGTTCATGAAGCAGATTCATAAAGCTCATTTTTCGCtcagactgaaacattttcaagtcacgtctttgcattgactttgcATGTAATCGCACCACATCTAAAATTCACTTTGCGTTCTGTCTGAGCACGATCACATCTTCACTGTCTCCCTCTTtgaaaaaatccagaatctatgaatatgtaattttttttcatttcaaaggaACTGAtgaactgctggatacaagatgtctccttcttcagtcttcagtctagtctcagtgtttgtgcactggaggcttcaagtttccacatcacacttgttttagttgcatactggaccacgattggttccaaaattgttgtgatgtcacaaatcatgctcgtaggtagatggcttaaactcagattttcattGAGCACAGAGaatttttccactttcagcagatgaatgtgaaaacaaactctgaacacacatacatctatctgcacagtgaagctcaaacatccaactgaaggaacaagaagaaaaacacatttttgagtggaagggtCCTTTAAGTTAAGCAACCCACAAAGCCTGTGTTCCTGATTTCAGTCCAACATGCAGCAAAAGTCACTTCCTCTATACTGGAGCTACATAACAAACCTAAATCAAATGGTCTCAGCTTGCTACCGATTAAAGCTAAAGCCAACAGTACAAAGTTCACATGGacttaaacataaacaaaagcAGAGCACAGTACTCCTCGTATATGTTAATCTACGTAAACTGGGACAAATTCTTGCACAATATTTACTTTCTATTAACTCTATTCTTGAAAACATATGAATTAATCTGCTGATAAGATGACTTTCTTATTATGTTACATCATCCATATCTCGAGGACACACATCATGAGTTATGTAGATAAACCTCACAGAATCTACTTTCTAAAGGAGTCTGTTTACTTCTCAGACGTCTTCTGTAACTCTTGTGCGGTTGGGGAAGGACAGAAATGTTAATGACATCAGTGAACATGCTGATTCTCGTTAAGTCTGCAGCACAAGGCGGCATATTGTATGTTTGAGCCACACACAATGATGTGGGCTTCCCTGACTTTCACATGAGACGATTTTATGTCACAGCAATGCCCACTGCATGCAGGCGCTGTATGTCATATTACACAACACTTAACTTGTTTTAGTGAACACAAGCAGCCTGGGACCAAGTTACAAACCTACTTCAGCTTTTGTAAATGTTCTCTTAGTGTTGACCAGTTTCACTTACAGTTTCAGGTTGTAGCAATTGTGTAATTGTCTCTCAGTTTTACTGAAACTTGCCTAGATATTAAAGCAAGCAACACAATGAATGGTGTTTACTCAGGGAGCAGTGCTGTTACCATAGAAAAGTGCAGAGTAGCCAGAGCGGTGAGGTGATAAATAGCAAACAGAGTGGAGGTGTGCAGCCAGAGTATTTGTAAGTGCAGCTGCACTCCTGAAAAGATATAAACCTTTATTTAGAATCATGTTATTGACCCTTAAACGTCACCTTCCAGCACCTGTATCAGTTTGACTTGACCTGCCTCATAAAGTAATCATCTCTGCTCTGTCTGGCCCTCTGgggttttatttctgtcaggTAGGAGTTTTACAGCCGTTAAGCAACAGACATAGTTGCCGGGGTGAAGCGGGTGTGAAGAACCAACACCAGACGCTGTCATTGTCTGCCAAGTCTGCGATCACGCAGCGGTCACAGAACGAAGACCTGCCAACCACACAGAGCTCCGAGAGGCCTTTCAACACCAAATGTCTCCCGTGTCCTAAGATCTGTTGGTCACATTGCACTGAACCCAGAGCCCGTGTGACACCACGGCTCATAATTCATGCTGAGACAGAAATATCAGACATCTAAACAACTTTTCACATTTGGATTCTGATTTTTATGAGGCCATAAGGTCATATTGCACATTAAGTGCTACTAAACATTTTAGAGTATCACCCTGCCAGTAGACTTTGATACTCCACATTCAAGTTTtctaaactgctgctgctgctgctggatgaTGAAACGCGGCTCATCTTCACAAACTCTGGAGACATCTCAAATCTGCAACGTGCAGATTGATTGCAACCATTTGCTCTCAGGTTTCTCAAGACATTAATGTGACTTGGGAGTTCTGTGTGCAGCCGGCAGTCAGATCTGTATTACAGAATATCAGTGTCATGGTTCAAGCACTTCGAGGTCTTGTTTAGGTCTAACATGCAGAGGAAAACAGGCCTATGCAAATGTACTCCTAGAAATGTTTGAGTCTATATTTAAAGCTTGTTACTTGATTCACTGCAGAATTGATCATATTATATTTTCCTCATAACCATATTACAAATGGTTGTTCTCAGTAAACTCAATTAAATGACctgaaataagattttttttttctgtgttttgcagATTTCAGTTTCAAATCTTTAAAGAATAGAAACCCCTTTTTCTATTCACACTGTCTGTCTGGCCAGCTGTCACCAGTTTGGTGACCCAGTTTATCTGAGTGGGCTGAGGCGCTGACCAGCACAGCCATTTTGATTTGCAGCCATTTGTATGGTCCATTGTGAGTGGAAAAAGAGGAGGACTGCAGCTTCACACCACAGGGCTCATGCAGCACTTTTTTATGCAAACTCTCAACCCCGGCGCCCTCGCCGCTGGTCAGAGAAGCACCAGTTTGTTCCCCCTCTTCTAACCACGTCTGCCCTCCAGTCGCTTCCTGGATGCCCTTCATCACACCACAATCTCTTAATCACTGCTGTGCCtttgagagcaaaaaaaaaaagaaaaaaaaacctttgcaaCCGGATTGGCTACTCTTGGTGAAGCTGTTGCTAAGGGGAGGGTTGCACACAGTGATGGATAGATGTGGCAGCTGGTGGGGGGCAACCACTCCGAGCAACATATATATCaatttaatgtttcatttaCACTGCATTGACATCACATTGATGGTGTCAAAGCTACAGAAATCAGTGACTGAGATCCTTTAAATCTCCTCAAGGAGGTTTTAAAGAGCATGTTCTCTGTTCCACCAGGGTGCAATTTACTTTTAATCAAGTTTATCCTCTCACCCAAATAAAGTCTTATCACTTCTGACGGGTCAACGCTCTTTACAGGTTTTTATGGTCCTCTTGTAGCTATTATTCCCACTGTTGGTGATTAGCGGACTGCGTATATATATTATGAGATCAAGATAGGAAACAACCATAAAAACAGGTCATGACATTTTGCACGGAAGTGCATTTTATAGAGATAGTATTTTATGACTTGGaggaatatctgtacaaaagcTACTGCTGctcttcagctttttttttgagttttaagAATTCTGTATGTTATCTGAGACCAAATCATTAAATTGGACTGAATCCCTACATACATTtgtgaaaattatgaaaatgttaaTTGTGCTGAGTAACATCTACATTGTGCAGAAAAACAATGCCTACTGTGCTCTACAAGCTGCAGGATGTTCTATTGAAGAGCTGCAAATTTAGAGTGCAGATTTACCTATCAGCACACCGCGTGTTTGCATTTTATAACCATGATATGAAAATGGTGTGAAAGTGTTTTAGAGCACGTCCTGTTTTGCAACGCAGCTTTATagacacacacccacccacctcTCCTTTAGGTAAATCCTCAGTAAATccctcaacaacaacaacattacatAAGCTGCTAAACTTGCCCTACACAAGAACTGAGTGAAGTAACTGGTGTTTCCATGTTATGACATGTCAAAAACGCATCACCACACATTCCTGCAAAGGCCTTTAAGGACTTAAtacaacattcacacacaaaaaaacaaaaacttttctaAATACATGTTTCGACAGTAACTGAGCTACAAGAGGAAGAGTAACACTTCTGACCTACTTCCTGTTGACAGTGACAAAAATGCAACAAGCCAAAAGTCAGTTTccaattatttatttcagttttactgCATTACTGCTTAATATAAAAATGGTTTTTGAAATATCCAAGGACAaataaaatgagtcatttcattGCAACACCTTGAAGTTCCATTTCCGTAGTGAAGACAATGGGAGCCAACTGAACAGGGCATGAGGGTGTACAAAAAGTCAAGGCACGCCATGTTACAGTAATACCAAGAGGAAAGATGTAGAAACTCTGCAGTAAGGAGCCCTTCAGCTCAGcgttaaaaagaaaagaaaaaaaaaaaaatcatttatatgtttttaaaaaggagggACAGAATAACCAGCATTCAATTTCTCCTACAGTCAGAAACCTTCTTTTTATTCACAAATCAGACAATCTGGTGACAAATTCATGTTCAaaatttttgaaatgaacaaaagaCGAGAGGACGAGTTTCTGCATAAACCAGAGCTGTGCTTCATCTGGACTTGATTACAGACTTAATAAAACCTCCGCCGAGCACAAAGTGTCGACCGCTGCGCTGACGAGACAGACAGCCAGCCAGGCAGGCAGGGGACACGTGCAGGTGTCACTGGTTTCAGGTATTTTGGGAGGGGTGCTGCAAGGAAGGGTGgcgaggaagaagaggaagagaagaagaagaagggggagAAGTTGGAGTGTCGTTATTTAGGAGTGAGAGAAGTCACAAAGTGGTTGCCCTGGTCAGTTCACTGTCCACTGCGATCCATTATGAAGAGATGGGGCCTCCTCCTCACAACACATCCCATTGTTGCAAGTCAAGCAGTCCGgggggagaagaaagaaaaaaaaaaaaaaggaaaaaaaaaaaagaaaaatagatgtGATGTTATCCGAGGAGGGTTGAGGGTCGTCCAGTTGCCCCTAAACgcaaccctccttggataaacaaagaaagaagaagatgaaatggTGGGAGACTTCTATCTCATGAAGTTTCCGCCTCCAATTTCTCTCTTGTATCTGTTGGTGAGGTGGTCTGCTTGCATTGTGAGCTTGGACAGAACTCCAAACAGTCCCCTGAGGTGGTAGTGGAACTGGTGCTCCAGGTCCGAGTTGTCGTCAAGCAGCAGTTCCCCGGTGACTGGCTGCTGCTCCTCTTGTTTCACCGCCATCTCCAAGAAGCTGGCGCCGCTACTCATCTCCCTCTTCAGCAGCCCCCACTCCATGTCGTTCTTTATGGACTTGAGGAGCAGGTAGTGCTCGTACATGTCCCTCTGCTTGTTAGGGCACGGCGGCTCGTTGTTGTTGGCCTCCATCTTGCTTGCAGCCACCACCAccgctgcctgctgctgctgctgctgctgctgctcatccAGCGGCATGTCTCTCAGCAGGCTCGGCACCATGATGGTTTCATCCATGTTGTTGGCGGCTGCGATGAAGCGGTGCATGACGTTGATGAGGGAGTGCTTGTTGCTGGCTGAGTCACTGCTGATCTGCATCATCTTGAAGGCTTTTAGGTCGGCTTGGTTACAGTGTAGCTGGCAGGTGGAGCTAAGGCAGAGTCGCttggtggttttgtttttttttttttttttgaggtggCTGATCTgcgagaggagaggaaacatgaggatgcagcaacaacaacaacagaaaaacaagaaggaaATGCCAGACACAAGTTTACACACTCAGCACTAAACCATAACCTGACACACTGGAGCAGAGGGGCTGCAGGACAGATGATGAAACAGAGGCAGCTTGTTTCAGACCTGATCCACAGAGCTCAACCGGGCTTCTAAGacccccctcccaaaaaaaaaaaaaaaaccccacagtgCATTTCGACTGCCACATAAATAACCGCCTTAATTTTGCCGCATCGTGATGCCTCATTCACATCAGCATGACCTTGACTTCCTGCTTCTATAAAAACCGCTGATGAGCACATTTCAAGAGgctttgaataacaataaaaaaaaagaggatgcaGACTGACCTGAACCACGAGGTAACCTGAGGAAAACGTTTCTTGGCGTGCTGGTTAGATTTACCAAGTCTTCTCAGGCTCCGCACACCACCCGCCGGGAAGGAAAAAGAGACTTTCCTTAGCTGACAAGCGGCTGAACACGCTTTTTATACCGGACAGCCGGGTCGGAGTGGAAAAAACACCGACTCCGCCCTCCGCTGCTTGTTTTCTACGGAGCCAATTGGACAACCAGGAGGGTGAAGGCGGACTGTAATAGCGTCTGATCCGAAACCGACCAATCACACGTCTCATCATCTCTGCCGGTCAGATGTCTTTGTCGACGGCTTGTCTGCAATTAGCTGCACCCTATTTCCTGTTAATGCTGTCCGGCCGTTTGCAGCCTGAAGGCAACACTGACGCGAACCTGCAGGGCTGCGCGTCATGCGTCAGGTTCATCAGGGGTACGGTTTAGTTTTTCAAAGCATttatgacacaaacacacacatattttaaaaaagtacagTGTGAACAGTGTTTTGTCTCAGTCATTTTGTGTTCTCGgctttttcagttcagtttgttaCACAGCGGCGCCACCTGCTGGTTGGACAAAGCCTGAATTTCCTCTGATCATAAACGCATCATCACTCAGTTTTTACACTTGTTGAAATTCATcagacaaaatgtttaatttcactACAATCTTTAATTAAAGATGTTGGTCTTACCACagagttttcttctttcttttttctttttgttgcagAGCTGCTCCTCTGTGAATAACTTTAATCTTCAACTCAGATTAAGCATCCAGGACATCCTTCAGGTTGATCTGCATTAATGTTAAAGCCAACAGTCACGAGGGAGCGGCGGCGGACATTATGACACGTCACCGCAGCAACAGCACAGGTGAGTTAAATGATGTTGATTATGGATGAAGTGTTGAGCTCACACTTGTGGTTGCCAGCCATCTGTTCACTGATTATATATGTTTAAGTTGTGCccagtttgttttttacttattGCTAGTGGAAATAAAATTATCTATTAGTTTATagaaaaagcaaatatttctgCCTCACTATCctgttaattaattattaaagatccccttcagacatg is a window encoding:
- the mid1ip1l gene encoding mid1-interacting protein 1-like, giving the protein MMQISSDSASNKHSLINVMHRFIAAANNMDETIMVPSLLRDMPLDEQQQQQQQQAAVVVAASKMEANNNEPPCPNKQRDMYEHYLLLKSIKNDMEWGLLKREMSSGASFLEMAVKQEEQQPVTGELLLDDNSDLEHQFHYHLRGLFGVLSKLTMQADHLTNRYKREIGGGNFMR